ATTCCAAACATCGTTGGTCACGACGCCACCATTCTAATAAGCACGGGAGACATCGCTCACTACCTAGCTAGCTATAAATAGGGCAGGGATCTCCACATCAATGCTCACAGGGCGGGCCCAGGATTTGAGATTTGGCCCAAGCTCTACCGTTCTAATTGCACTAATTGAGCCATATCGGCGAAAGGACACGTAACCTAGTGATTACAAGAGCCTATGTAGTACCTGAGGTCCTGTGTTCGACTCCCAGGGGAGCGAATATTCTAGAATTTAACGGCGtttgtgctttcagtggtaggcgacgttcccaTCGACAGCGGAGCGCTTGTGTGACTTCCTCAATCTCAAGGATTTGTCGGCTCAGTCTTTTGGAGGTGCTCATAGGAGTAGAGTTGCGTACGTATATTCAAGGCATGTTGGTCAAATGGATTTCTTCCAGAAACTGAGGAATCGGTGGATGGACAGACCACGAACTCGCTAGTTAGGGCGGGCCTCCTTGTGTTTGCTCTGGCGGGCCTCCTGCTCGTCACGTTCCCAGGCCTCCGCGTGGGCACCAAGTTCCAGCCGAGCGGCTCGCTGGAGTGGCCGAGCACGGGTCACGTGTGCGGGGAGTGCTGCAAGCCGGGGCACATCTACCTGAGGTATAGGTACGCTGCTGCCCCTAAATATTAGGGGTCACACGTGTAATTGATAGTTAAATTATCACACAAAAATTtaataactattttttatttcaaaacaaTTTTTTTGGTCCAGAAAAACTTTTGTTTGAACAATTGAAAGTCCCAGAAAAAATTATTGTTCGAACAATAGAAGTTATTtcgaaacaaaaaaatatttcggAATAAATTTGACTGAATTATACATATAGACCGGTTTGTTGGGCCAGTTTAAATCTAAAACATAAATTTTAGAGTGTAGAACCTTGGTGTGACAAGTCTGCTAGGTATGCTCGCCGCTGGTCACTGGGACTTCGAAGCGAGCGGAGATGGCAGCCACCCATCGGAGTGCGACGGCAAGTACACAATAACACACTGTGTCGTGGCCCTTTCCACTGGGTGGTACAACCACGGCAAGTACTGCCACAGGCACATCCAGATCAACGCCAAGGGAAGATCCGTGCTCGAGGTCGTGGACAGGtgaggggtggtaatgggccacaATCTTAGTAGTCACTTCACAACTCAATTTGGTCTTTAAATTTTTAGATCATAATAAAATTTGAGACTGACCTTTAAATTATCTAGGTCAAATTTGACGACCTTTTAGTGCAACAGCCTACACGACTACAACAAGCCGCACACCTTCCAGCCGTCGTGCGAGCCCAATATCGTTGACGCGTCGCAGGTAGTGTGGGACGTGTTGGACATCACCAGCAATCAAGTCGGTGATTACCGTATCACCTGGTTGGACGCATGATGAGTCCTTGATCTCTAGTGGTGTACGACGGTGTGGGTCACTAATAAGGTGCAAGGTATATGTTTCTATTACCAAGACTTCTACATGAAGAGCCCCTCACGATATGTTTTGGGTTAGAGCCTCCTTGCCCTAAACTTATCCACTTGGCTGACGCTCCCTATCCATCCGATAGAAAAA
This window of the Panicum virgatum strain AP13 chromosome 1K, P.virgatum_v5, whole genome shotgun sequence genome carries:
- the LOC120655545 gene encoding putative ripening-related protein 2 — protein: MTLNDFEEGGNGGDRSNCDGRFQWYAKDSCLFEEHTDQRVRAETEESVDGQTTNSLVRAGLLVFALAGLLLVTFPGLRVGTKFQPSGSLEWPSTGHVCGECCKPGHIYLSLLGMLAAGHWDFEASGDGSHPSECDGKYTITHCVVALSTGWYNHGKYCHRHIQINAKGRSVLEVVDR